Proteins co-encoded in one Methylomonas albis genomic window:
- the cheY gene encoding chemotaxis response regulator CheY: MDKNMRILVVDDFSTMRRIVKNLLKDLGFTNTVEADDGKTALPILEKGGIDFLITDWNMPGMTGIDLLKAVRSNPGLANLPVLMVTAEAKREQIIMAAQAGVNGYVIKPFTAATLKEKIEKIFERIDG, translated from the coding sequence TTGGATAAAAATATGCGTATTCTGGTTGTCGATGACTTTTCGACAATGCGGAGAATAGTAAAAAACCTATTGAAAGATCTGGGTTTTACCAACACCGTGGAAGCGGACGACGGTAAAACCGCGCTGCCTATTTTGGAAAAAGGCGGCATCGATTTTTTAATCACCGACTGGAATATGCCTGGCATGACCGGCATTGATTTGTTGAAGGCCGTCAGATCTAATCCTGGCTTAGCCAACTTACCCGTGCTAATGGTTACTGCCGAGGCCAAGCGTGAGCAAATCATTATGGCCGCGCAAGCCGGTGTAAACGGATATGTTATCAAGCCTTTTACCGCTGCTACTCTTAAAGAGAAAATCGAAAAGATTTTTGAGCGCATCGACGGTTAA
- a CDS encoding protein phosphatase CheZ, which yields MNSDLLSLARELVAALEKCDDAAADEILDQVAGLRESQLFKEIGRLTRQLHDTMVSFSVDSKITAMAEHDIPDAKERLHYVIAMTEQAADQTLTAVEELLPVADELSGQVNQLSAQWNRFLDREMPFDEFKAMSTDLSQYFEQSRVSLDRIQAGLSDILMAQGFQDITGQIIRRVIDLVQDLEGSMVNLIKISSRKVTPSSGAALQPEVPGPVVPGVDDRDGDVATSQVDVDDLLSSLGF from the coding sequence ATGAATAGTGATCTACTGAGTTTGGCCCGGGAGTTGGTTGCAGCATTGGAAAAATGCGATGACGCAGCTGCCGACGAAATTCTCGATCAAGTGGCGGGCTTGAGAGAGTCCCAATTATTTAAAGAAATTGGCCGCCTGACCCGGCAACTGCACGACACCATGGTTAGTTTCTCTGTGGATTCCAAGATAACCGCCATGGCGGAGCACGATATTCCGGATGCCAAGGAGCGCCTGCATTACGTTATAGCAATGACCGAACAGGCGGCGGATCAGACTTTAACTGCAGTTGAAGAATTGTTGCCGGTAGCTGATGAGCTGAGCGGGCAGGTCAATCAATTGTCGGCGCAATGGAATCGCTTTTTGGATCGGGAGATGCCGTTCGACGAGTTCAAGGCGATGAGCACGGACCTTAGTCAATATTTTGAGCAGTCGCGAGTGTCGCTGGACAGAATCCAGGCGGGTTTGAGCGATATATTGATGGCGCAAGGGTTTCAAGACATTACCGGACAGATCATCCGCCGAGTTATCGATTTGGTGCAGGATCTCGAAGGCAGCATGGTTAATCTGATCAAAATTTCCAGTCGCAAAGTCACGCCAAGCAGCGGTGCGGCCTTACAGCCCGAAGTGCCCGGGCCTGTTGTACCCGGAGTTGATGATAGAGATGGCGATGTCGCTACCAGCCAAGTCGATGTCGATGATTTGCTGTCTAGTCTAG